From the Flavimarina sp. Hel_I_48 genome, one window contains:
- a CDS encoding ParB/RepB/Spo0J family partition protein: MTTKASTTKQRSRAKSTVKKEVNGKKSSILQIQNLQLGKIKPDPEQPRKTFNENALKQLSESIEKHGVLQPITVRQQNGHFIIVMGERRYRASKLAGKKTMPCIVSAYENNDVLEVQIIENLQRQDVEPTEEAEAIAYLSEKYEPTEIAKRLGRTDNFIRQRLKLAGLIDGFKQFVRNGEMTISLGVGVALFEPEEQQMMLETMGEDFNAHQINRMIKDQTYDLEKASFDVADKKLVSKAGSCVECPFNAANQGNLFGDGKMVCTKAACFETKKSKSFLNLIEKSKKENILLIPEIRQYWADDESNQLIISQLEKNGLKVYLLDDVEIIENPIEPTLEAIQKEYQHYDYSEDEIKAELSEALQNYTEELEKFNSAKENGFKNGIVFHPDSFQHKEIFVKIVEKSKNDSMEYSAPLANRKMADCTPEEQIIKINEREIRKKQIENNKQFEEVVQMIRETKYIDTKKTLSTDEMVAFSISLFENNVDYMSQQKYFSKFLCDTSKMTKVEMVENFKKKFKKEIFHKLIRYMLTKQVHFSESNHVNNLTNISFYKAMQGYYKSKIADIEKEYTEKRDKREARLKERITVLEKQIEELND; this comes from the coding sequence ATGACAACAAAAGCGAGTACCACAAAGCAGCGCAGTAGAGCGAAATCTACTGTCAAGAAAGAAGTAAACGGAAAGAAATCATCCATTCTTCAAATTCAGAACTTACAATTGGGCAAAATCAAGCCTGACCCGGAACAGCCAAGAAAGACTTTTAACGAGAATGCATTAAAGCAGCTTTCTGAGAGTATCGAAAAGCACGGTGTGTTACAGCCAATCACGGTAAGACAACAAAATGGCCATTTCATCATCGTGATGGGCGAACGTCGATATCGTGCCAGTAAATTGGCAGGAAAGAAAACGATGCCCTGTATCGTTAGTGCTTATGAGAACAATGATGTGCTTGAAGTTCAGATTATCGAAAACCTGCAAAGACAGGATGTCGAACCGACCGAAGAAGCTGAGGCGATTGCTTACCTAAGTGAGAAATATGAGCCTACCGAAATTGCAAAGCGATTGGGTAGGACAGATAACTTCATCAGACAGCGTCTAAAATTAGCTGGATTGATTGACGGTTTCAAGCAATTTGTACGCAATGGCGAAATGACCATATCATTGGGTGTCGGTGTAGCGCTCTTTGAACCGGAAGAACAACAAATGATGTTGGAAACAATGGGCGAAGATTTTAACGCACATCAGATAAACAGGATGATTAAAGACCAGACCTATGATTTGGAAAAAGCGTCTTTTGATGTAGCTGATAAAAAATTGGTTTCGAAAGCTGGGTCTTGTGTAGAATGTCCGTTCAATGCAGCCAATCAAGGCAATCTGTTCGGCGATGGTAAAATGGTCTGTACGAAAGCAGCTTGTTTTGAAACGAAGAAAAGCAAATCGTTCTTGAACCTGATTGAAAAGTCCAAGAAAGAGAATATCCTTTTAATCCCTGAAATACGACAATATTGGGCAGATGACGAAAGTAATCAGCTCATAATATCACAATTGGAAAAGAACGGATTGAAAGTCTATCTACTGGACGATGTTGAAATCATAGAAAATCCTATTGAACCTACCCTAGAGGCGATTCAGAAAGAATATCAACACTATGATTATTCCGAAGATGAAATCAAAGCAGAGTTGAGCGAGGCGTTACAGAATTATACAGAAGAATTGGAAAAATTCAATTCAGCAAAAGAAAATGGATTTAAAAACGGCATCGTATTCCATCCCGATTCATTCCAGCACAAGGAAATCTTTGTAAAGATTGTCGAAAAATCTAAGAACGATTCTATGGAATACTCGGCACCATTGGCGAATAGAAAAATGGCGGACTGCACGCCTGAAGAGCAAATCATTAAAATCAACGAAAGGGAAATCCGCAAGAAGCAAATAGAGAACAACAAGCAGTTTGAAGAAGTTGTCCAGATGATTCGAGAAACAAAATACATTGATACGAAGAAGACACTTTCAACAGACGAAATGGTCGCATTCTCGATATCGCTCTTTGAAAATAATGTGGACTATATGAGCCAGCAAAAGTATTTCTCAAAGTTCTTGTGCGACACTTCAAAGATGACAAAAGTTGAAATGGTTGAGAATTTCAAGAAGAAGTTCAAAAAGGAAATCTTTCACAAGTTAATACGCTATATGCTCACAAAGCAAGTGCATTTTAGCGAAAGCAATCACGTCAATAATCTGACCAACATTTCATTCTACAAAGCAATGCAAGGATATTATAAATCCAAGATTGCCGACATTGAAAAAGAATATACCGAAAAGAGGGACAAGCGTGAAGCACGTTTGAAAGAGCGCATCACAGTTCTTGAAAAGCAAATTGAGGAACTCAACGATTAG
- a CDS encoding DUF932 domain-containing protein: MYLQNLQQDEIFVSSEMKSLKSLTQMESRRGLENAIISNGKIVNVVSNSYGHIPNQLFFKKAEEMLTDAQLNFHKRTINKNDRSFITDFIIDDKSQFTVKNHKDLILPMLRFKNSYDGSEKTSGHFGFYREVCSNGLHVSQAEIEFSIKHNKNNTHLIMPRLNNLFDKFLDNEFYTITKKFDKMKEFKIIDTQEFVKAILDRTKLFRYECSDKNSDPSKKSREVIEILNYEALLLNEEPNLWLGYNAFNSVLHNVLKKSFGQQERLDKKLFDEVYAMA; encoded by the coding sequence ATGTATTTACAAAATTTGCAACAGGATGAAATTTTCGTGTCATCAGAAATGAAATCCTTAAAAAGTCTGACACAGATGGAATCCCGAAGAGGGCTTGAAAATGCCATTATCTCAAATGGCAAAATCGTTAACGTCGTATCGAACAGCTACGGTCACATTCCAAATCAACTGTTCTTCAAGAAAGCTGAAGAAATGCTGACTGATGCACAACTGAACTTCCACAAACGCACCATCAACAAAAATGATAGGTCGTTCATTACTGACTTTATTATCGACGACAAAAGCCAGTTTACAGTCAAGAACCATAAGGACTTGATATTGCCGATGCTTCGGTTCAAGAATTCGTATGACGGAAGTGAAAAGACCTCTGGACACTTCGGTTTTTATAGAGAAGTATGCTCAAATGGTCTGCACGTGTCACAGGCTGAAATCGAGTTTTCCATAAAGCACAATAAGAACAATACGCACTTGATTATGCCGAGGCTGAACAATCTATTCGATAAATTTCTGGACAATGAATTCTATACCATTACCAAGAAATTCGACAAGATGAAAGAATTTAAAATCATCGATACACAGGAATTTGTGAAGGCGATTCTTGACAGAACGAAACTGTTCCGATACGAGTGTAGCGACAAGAACAGCGACCCGTCGAAAAAATCTCGTGAGGTCATAGAAATCTTGAACTATGAAGCCTTGTTGCTCAATGAAGAACCAAATCTGTGGTTAGGTTACAATGCGTTCAATTCAGTACTTCATAATGTCTTAAAGAAAAGTTTCGGTCAACAGGAACGATTGGACAAGAAACTGTTCGATGAAGTTTATGCGATGGCATAA
- a CDS encoding DUF6577 family protein, with product MPKIIENKLIEAFKEQSSFDRDQLFQFYLDLEPDLKESTFSWRIYDLKKKDIIKTIGRGLYVISHKPKYRPVLSDSVLKIASKTNERFEEIQYAIWENQWLNEFTLHQVSNQMIVVEVEKEFTESLYYYLNDSLKMDFFLNPDDKEIEFYISESAVPVVIKRLVTRAPISKLKDKKNLVPVATLEKIMVDLFADENLYHFYQGSELINIYEKILERYSINFTKLFSYAKRRKKEQEIKQFMNNHIPNILEDIIND from the coding sequence ATGCCAAAAATTATAGAAAACAAGCTTATAGAAGCGTTTAAAGAGCAAAGTTCCTTTGATAGGGACCAGCTATTTCAGTTTTATTTGGACCTTGAACCGGATTTGAAGGAAAGTACATTTAGTTGGCGCATTTACGACCTGAAGAAAAAAGACATCATCAAAACTATTGGTCGTGGATTGTATGTTATATCCCATAAACCCAAGTATAGACCAGTACTGTCTGATAGTGTTCTAAAAATAGCAAGTAAGACCAATGAACGGTTTGAGGAAATCCAATATGCTATATGGGAAAACCAATGGCTAAATGAATTTACTCTGCATCAAGTATCCAATCAAATGATTGTAGTAGAAGTGGAAAAAGAATTTACAGAATCACTATACTATTATCTCAACGATTCGTTGAAAATGGATTTTTTCTTGAATCCCGATGACAAGGAAATTGAATTCTACATTTCCGAGAGTGCTGTCCCCGTGGTCATAAAACGTCTCGTCACCAGAGCACCGATAAGTAAATTGAAAGACAAAAAAAATTTAGTTCCAGTCGCCACACTTGAAAAAATAATGGTGGACTTGTTTGCCGATGAAAACCTGTACCATTTTTACCAAGGCTCTGAACTCATAAATATTTATGAAAAGATACTTGAGCGATACAGTATTAATTTCACAAAGCTCTTTAGCTATGCGAAAAGACGAAAGAAAGAACAGGAAATCAAGCAATTTATGAATAACCACATACCGAATATTTTAGAGGACATAATCAATGATTGA
- a CDS encoding nucleotidyl transferase AbiEii/AbiGii toxin family protein translates to MIENKSFTKEWLGIFRSKKEHKGINVTILEKMVHAFSLLEHLKIEGLDFVFKGGTSLVLLLEEGNRFSIDIDIISSVERDPLEKILDAVVANSHFKSHTLNERRSYKEGVPKAHYTFEFDSDYNPNVPGTILLDILFDSPHYPELIESSIEIPWLSVNEPIISITTPSVNSICGDKLTAFAPETIGIPYYKGDQLFAMEICKQLFDLGKLFENITAMAMVKKSFSAFAKAELSYRSSDKDFSGRNLKETDVLWDAIDTCAIIAKRERNPTKETKKKFDELNRGIRSFGSAFLMTGNFRIEEALAASARVAYLNAILLQDEITEIEYYKGQDISKLNIEKADWAFLNKLKRQPDKSIFYYWYKAVELL, encoded by the coding sequence ATGATTGAAAACAAAAGCTTCACAAAAGAGTGGCTGGGTATTTTTCGGTCAAAAAAAGAACATAAAGGCATTAATGTGACCATTTTGGAAAAAATGGTTCACGCATTTTCATTGTTGGAACATCTAAAAATAGAAGGACTTGATTTTGTCTTTAAAGGGGGCACTTCACTGGTGCTTTTACTTGAAGAAGGCAATCGGTTTTCAATAGATATCGATATTATTTCGAGTGTAGAGCGTGACCCATTGGAAAAAATCCTTGATGCGGTTGTTGCCAACTCACATTTTAAAAGCCACACTTTGAATGAACGTCGAAGTTATAAAGAAGGCGTTCCAAAGGCACATTATACTTTTGAATTTGATTCAGATTACAACCCGAACGTTCCAGGAACCATTCTGTTGGATATTCTTTTTGACAGCCCACATTATCCAGAGCTCATAGAATCTTCCATTGAAATTCCTTGGCTATCGGTTAATGAGCCTATAATATCAATTACCACACCTTCGGTAAATTCCATCTGTGGCGACAAGCTTACTGCTTTTGCGCCAGAGACCATCGGTATTCCATATTATAAGGGCGACCAGTTATTTGCAATGGAAATCTGTAAGCAATTGTTCGATTTAGGAAAGCTATTTGAAAACATTACGGCTATGGCAATGGTTAAAAAAAGCTTTTCAGCTTTTGCGAAAGCGGAACTATCATATCGCAGTTCGGATAAAGATTTCAGCGGCAGAAACCTCAAAGAAACAGATGTGCTTTGGGATGCCATAGACACCTGTGCCATCATCGCCAAAAGGGAACGTAACCCAACCAAGGAAACAAAAAAGAAGTTTGACGAATTAAACCGTGGCATACGCAGTTTTGGAAGTGCATTTCTTATGACGGGAAATTTCAGAATAGAGGAAGCCCTTGCAGCTTCTGCCAGGGTAGCTTATTTGAATGCTATATTGTTGCAAGATGAGATAACAGAAATTGAATATTACAAAGGACAAGACATAAGTAAACTTAACATTGAAAAAGCAGATTGGGCATTTTTGAACAAACTAAAACGACAGCCAGATAAAAGCATATTTTATTATTGGTATAAGGCGGTGGAATTACTATAA
- a CDS encoding UPF0489 family protein: MIEFRNPYHIEPPGVSRQILSHPTNETEAIELAVFQEHRYAFFYWNKWMRKNENTNPPCLVSLDWHQDLCYPCETEKEWLDKLDLTSDAEVSLFSWAKLAGNNDGHILCAAYLNLIGDIYVHCRQASFPDAWKDEELIDKYGNKHTIKKFKTFDTLQDDLLNSSETSVFFDIDLDFFSIKNGLSDGSFEFTYLQEQEIRTMLDKDNPLIHWIFERLKGFTIATEPEHCGGLLRSNKFLDLISKIYFSPELFAPKCNWKWKPKY, from the coding sequence ATGATTGAATTCAGAAACCCATATCACATAGAACCACCAGGTGTTTCACGACAAATATTATCGCATCCAACAAATGAAACTGAAGCAATAGAACTTGCAGTATTTCAAGAACATCGATACGCATTTTTCTATTGGAACAAATGGATGCGTAAAAATGAAAATACTAATCCACCTTGTTTGGTTTCGCTAGACTGGCATCAGGATTTATGCTACCCTTGTGAAACAGAAAAAGAATGGTTAGATAAATTAGATTTAACGAGTGATGCAGAAGTGTCTTTATTCTCTTGGGCAAAACTGGCTGGAAATAATGACGGTCATATTCTATGTGCTGCCTATCTCAATTTGATTGGGGATATCTATGTGCATTGCAGGCAAGCTTCCTTTCCAGATGCTTGGAAAGATGAAGAATTGATAGATAAGTACGGCAACAAACATACTATCAAAAAATTCAAAACTTTTGACACATTACAGGATGATTTATTGAATTCATCAGAAACATCTGTATTTTTTGATATAGACTTGGACTTCTTTTCGATAAAGAATGGCTTAAGTGATGGTTCTTTTGAATTTACCTATCTACAGGAACAAGAAATACGTACAATGTTAGATAAGGACAATCCATTAATTCATTGGATTTTTGAACGTTTAAAAGGATTTACTATCGCAACAGAACCAGAACATTGCGGTGGACTTTTAAGAAGTAATAAGTTTCTTGATTTAATTAGCAAAATCTATTTCAGTCCAGAATTGTTTGCACCTAAATGTAATTGGAAATGGAAACCTAAATATTGA
- a CDS encoding single-stranded DNA-binding protein: MSTLKNHVQLIGNVGQEPTITNLESGKKVARFSIATNEYYKDAKGEKQTETNWHTVVAWGKTAEIIKKYVDKGKEVGVTGKLKSRSYEDKEGIKRYVTEIEANEILLLGSKNDK; this comes from the coding sequence ATGAGTACTTTAAAAAATCACGTACAGTTAATCGGAAACGTTGGACAAGAGCCAACAATCACGAACCTTGAAAGCGGAAAAAAAGTAGCCCGTTTTTCAATCGCAACAAACGAGTATTACAAGGATGCCAAAGGCGAAAAGCAAACCGAAACTAATTGGCATACCGTTGTAGCTTGGGGCAAGACTGCCGAAATTATTAAAAAATATGTTGATAAAGGCAAGGAAGTAGGTGTTACGGGAAAACTGAAATCCCGAAGCTACGAGGATAAAGAGGGTATCAAGCGATATGTTACCGAAATCGAAGCAAATGAAATCCTTTTGCTTGGAAGCAAAAATGATAAGTAA
- a CDS encoding single-stranded DNA-binding protein codes for MKTIKNHVQLIGNIGQDPQVTNLENGKIVAQFSMATNENYEDSKGQKQSETHWHSIVAWGKLASIIEKYAVVGKQIAIAGKLAQRSYETKEGEKRYYTEVVAREILLLGSKNGK; via the coding sequence ATGAAAACTATTAAAAATCACGTTCAGTTAATTGGAAACATTGGGCAAGACCCACAGGTTACAAATCTTGAAAATGGAAAAATTGTGGCGCAGTTCTCAATGGCTACAAATGAAAATTACGAAGACTCAAAAGGGCAGAAGCAATCGGAAACCCATTGGCATAGTATTGTGGCTTGGGGAAAACTTGCTTCAATCATTGAGAAATATGCAGTAGTAGGAAAACAAATTGCCATTGCGGGCAAATTGGCGCAACGCTCTTATGAAACCAAGGAAGGCGAAAAACGATACTATACCGAAGTTGTAGCAAGAGAAATTCTTTTGCTCGGGTCTAAAAATGGTAAGTAA
- a CDS encoding DUF6876 family protein, whose translation MKAQVNEIKEGLQHFHGTEMFYQIPLLRTRFTDGLKYLANVADCFWLITDTSVIAKSLMNRSEFITIDFKRLPEEKQDYSGYEAEIIYSDGNDNILEKHGYRATDFPLDELRLFFVNDTLMLPSEY comes from the coding sequence ATGAAAGCACAAGTTAACGAAATCAAAGAAGGATTGCAACATTTTCACGGAACGGAAATGTTCTATCAAATCCCATTATTAAGAACACGTTTTACGGACGGACTAAAATATCTTGCTAATGTGGCAGATTGTTTTTGGCTCATTACGGACACTTCCGTGATTGCAAAAAGTCTGATGAACCGAAGCGAATTTATAACCATAGACTTCAAAAGATTGCCCGAAGAAAAACAGGATTATTCGGGTTATGAAGCCGAGATAATTTACAGCGATGGCAATGATAATATTTTGGAAAAACACGGTTATCGGGCAACCGATTTTCCACTCGATGAACTGCGGTTATTTTTTGTAAATGATACGCTGATGTTACCAAGCGAATACTAA
- a CDS encoding BfmA/BtgA family mobilization protein, translating into MDSFITIRFKRKTAKRFQEFSKKHFKTHTETMEAILDFFFYNEISPKEKLGPTGRTIEAKLLKRINAVIAIMRDVEKTQTKPTVAMIQSLFETEQPNKKPLILEKKYAEEKKEVRFREKQNPSNQL; encoded by the coding sequence ATGGATTCATTCATCACCATCAGGTTCAAAAGGAAAACTGCCAAACGTTTTCAAGAATTTTCAAAAAAGCACTTCAAAACACATACTGAAACGATGGAAGCCATTCTTGATTTTTTCTTCTATAATGAGATATCGCCAAAAGAAAAGTTAGGTCCGACAGGGCGAACCATCGAAGCCAAACTATTAAAAAGAATCAATGCAGTCATCGCTATAATGCGTGATGTTGAAAAGACACAAACCAAACCAACGGTCGCAATGATTCAATCCCTTTTTGAGACAGAACAGCCAAACAAAAAACCGCTGATTTTGGAAAAGAAATATGCCGAAGAAAAAAAGGAAGTACGCTTCCGTGAAAAACAAAATCCAAGTAACCAACTGTAA
- the mobB gene encoding MobB family relaxase, whose protein sequence is MYITITPQKIGGNYSKSSADFVGYLEKENQGLEQQDMEHFFNQDGDEISAEEVVREIDGNTAKLEKHEPRFYSITVSPSKYELKRLQNHSQDLQKYTREIMKDYVASFNREINGRPINIDDIKYYAKIEHQRTFKGTDFQIKENQPYATKILQLKTEVRNVQEGRAEGNLKKMEKEIGKLEREAPHQQNGKRIVQGMQKEGSQSHIHIIVSRKDVSNKFSLSPGSKYKASDVELNGKTVKRGFDRDGFFEKAEKTFDKTFGYQRNFAETYKARKDFIKNPKIYFASLMKLPTNEKALAFKIMGKSGIPMMPSIPVTQAQLAMKIFNRLRRGAEVAIKSSSIGI, encoded by the coding sequence ATGTACATTACAATCACACCTCAAAAAATAGGAGGTAATTATTCTAAAAGTTCGGCTGATTTTGTTGGCTATCTGGAGAAGGAAAATCAAGGATTGGAACAGCAGGATATGGAGCATTTCTTTAACCAAGATGGCGACGAGATTTCAGCAGAAGAAGTGGTCAGGGAAATAGACGGCAATACTGCAAAACTTGAAAAACACGAACCACGGTTTTATTCTATTACCGTAAGCCCATCTAAATACGAACTCAAACGGTTGCAGAATCATAGTCAAGATTTGCAAAAATACACCCGTGAGATTATGAAGGATTATGTGGCTTCATTTAATCGCGAAATCAATGGGCGACCCATTAACATCGATGATATTAAATATTATGCAAAAATTGAACATCAAAGGACCTTCAAAGGCACGGACTTTCAGATAAAAGAAAACCAACCGTATGCTACAAAAATACTTCAACTAAAAACTGAAGTCCGAAATGTGCAAGAAGGGCGAGCGGAAGGAAATCTAAAAAAAATGGAAAAAGAGATTGGGAAACTAGAAAGAGAAGCACCGCACCAACAGAACGGAAAACGAATAGTACAGGGAATGCAAAAGGAGGGCAGCCAAAGCCATATTCACATCATTGTGAGCCGTAAGGATGTTTCCAATAAATTCAGTTTGTCACCTGGAAGTAAATATAAAGCTTCCGACGTTGAATTAAATGGTAAAACGGTAAAACGGGGATTTGATAGAGATGGGTTTTTTGAGAAAGCAGAAAAGACTTTTGATAAGACTTTTGGCTATCAAAGGAACTTCGCTGAAACCTATAAAGCAAGAAAGGATTTTATCAAGAATCCGAAAATCTATTTTGCTTCACTAATGAAACTGCCCACCAACGAAAAAGCATTGGCGTTCAAAATAATGGGGAAAAGTGGCATCCCGATGATGCCGAGTATTCCAGTTACACAGGCACAATTGGCAATGAAAATTTTTAATAGGCTACGACGTGGTGCGGAAGTGGCCATCAAATCGAGTTCCATCGGAATCTAA
- a CDS encoding type IV secretory system conjugative DNA transfer family protein — protein sequence MQMDNLVTVLFIIGLASSVFYGIFRISRYAFVVNFLLIGAFVYYLNEQLPLFQIALYLVCPLTLINIGMYVFLHKTDEPKSGNAKYQVNFATTKGNFKLDNIKRGASIIGSAGSGKTESVVYGFLKHFEKEGFCGIIHDYKDFELTEMAYPLFKDGDIPFKVISFDKIIHRVNPIAPRYLENEESVNEVSRVLIENLLEQRESGTTGTTKFFNDAAEGLIGGLIWKLKTTYPQFCTLPHLIAIYQYLDTESLIQFLETNTTSRAMADAFISGKDSERQTAGVKSTLANALKRISTQRIFMALSADEVPLNINSPENPTVISVVNNPKFETSYSPVIATIIHTITKQMSVRNANPSFLMMEEAPTIRLLNMHRIPATLRSYNISTIYVMQDKIQNDMMYGDKASKAILSNLSYQFFGKVNDPDTAKYYERFFEIIKDPTKSISRGHNLDFDTRITTGEKEIPKIRADVFFRLKQGEFITYADGKDKKVQFKLANIKREFPKESKQYSQADLEANFERIFEEARSIFE from the coding sequence ATGCAAATGGACAATCTCGTAACGGTACTTTTTATTATTGGTTTGGCCAGTAGTGTTTTTTATGGAATATTTCGGATAAGCAGATATGCATTTGTCGTCAATTTTCTATTGATTGGTGCTTTTGTGTATTATTTAAATGAACAATTACCATTGTTTCAAATAGCACTTTATTTGGTTTGTCCTCTGACATTAATTAATATAGGAATGTATGTATTCTTGCATAAAACGGACGAGCCTAAAAGTGGAAATGCCAAATATCAAGTCAATTTTGCCACCACGAAAGGAAATTTTAAACTGGATAACATCAAACGAGGTGCATCCATAATAGGTTCTGCCGGAAGTGGAAAGACAGAAAGTGTAGTCTATGGTTTTTTGAAACACTTCGAAAAAGAAGGGTTTTGCGGAATTATCCACGACTACAAGGATTTTGAGCTTACCGAAATGGCTTATCCACTCTTTAAGGATGGCGATATCCCATTTAAGGTCATTTCCTTTGATAAAATCATACATAGGGTAAATCCTATTGCGCCACGCTATTTAGAGAACGAGGAAAGCGTAAATGAGGTTTCAAGGGTGTTAATTGAAAACCTTCTGGAACAAAGGGAATCAGGAACAACTGGAACTACAAAATTTTTTAATGATGCTGCGGAAGGCTTGATTGGTGGATTGATTTGGAAATTAAAAACTACCTATCCACAATTCTGTACCCTTCCACACTTGATTGCCATTTATCAATATCTGGATACAGAAAGCCTTATCCAGTTTTTGGAAACCAATACCACATCGAGGGCAATGGCGGATGCATTTATTAGCGGAAAGGATTCCGAAAGGCAAACTGCAGGTGTGAAAAGCACCTTGGCAAATGCGCTTAAAAGAATCAGCACCCAACGGATTTTTATGGCATTGTCTGCGGATGAAGTACCACTCAATATAAATAGTCCTGAAAATCCTACCGTGATTTCGGTTGTGAACAATCCCAAATTTGAAACTTCGTATTCGCCTGTAATCGCCACCATTATCCATACCATTACAAAACAAATGAGTGTGCGCAATGCAAACCCTTCATTTCTTATGATGGAAGAAGCCCCCACTATTCGTCTTTTGAATATGCACCGCATCCCAGCAACCCTGCGGAGCTATAACATTTCTACGATTTACGTAATGCAGGACAAAATCCAAAACGATATGATGTATGGCGATAAGGCAAGCAAGGCAATTTTGAGCAATCTTTCCTATCAGTTTTTTGGCAAGGTCAACGACCCAGATACAGCCAAATACTATGAACGCTTTTTTGAGATTATCAAAGACCCAACAAAAAGTATAAGTCGTGGGCATAACTTGGATTTTGATACACGTATTACTACAGGCGAAAAGGAAATCCCGAAAATTAGAGCAGATGTGTTTTTCAGATTAAAACAGGGCGAGTTTATCACGTATGCTGATGGGAAAGATAAGAAGGTGCAGTTTAAATTGGCCAACATAAAAAGAGAGTTTCCAAAAGAATCGAAGCAATATTCTCAGGCGGATTTGGAGGCTAATTTTGAGAGGATTTTTGAGGAAGCGAGGTCTATATTTGAATAG